ATATCGCGGTATTTGCGCAGGATGTTATGATCAATCCGGAACAATGCTGTACGTTTATGAAGGCTGATCCTAAACTTTCTAATATTCCGATTATTGTACTGGGGAATACGCAGCAACCGGAGGTTATGATCAGTGTGCTTAATGCAGGGGCGGATGATTATCTGAACCCTCCGGTATCAATACCTGAACTTATAGCCAGGATAAAGGCTATTTTACGGCGGGTGTCTATGCGCGGCGTAATTGAAGAAATTCTTAAATGCGGGGATATTGAGTTAAACCTTGCTAAGTTTCAGGTTAGGGCAAAAGATAAGGATGTTAAACTTGCGCCAAAGGAGTTTGATCTCCTCTATCTTTTAATGAAACGCAAAAATTATGTGTTATCCCGCGAGTTTTTACTGGACCGTATC
The sequence above is drawn from the Elusimicrobiota bacterium genome and encodes:
- a CDS encoding response regulator transcription factor — its product is MKLQVLLVNKNVKETQEIKAALITCGYLVIGVVSQEDGLKTVAEIQPDIAVFAQDVMINPEQCCTFMKADPKLSNIPIIVLGNTQQPEVMISVLNAGADDYLNPPVSIPELIARIKAILRRVSMRGVIEEILKCGDIELNLAKFQVRAKDKDVKLAPKEFDLLYLLMKRKNYVLSREFLLDRIWGYDYEGDTRTVDVHIRRLRRKLGTAAGKIVRTVHGRGYCVTE